One window from the genome of Acidihalobacter ferrooxydans encodes:
- the cyoB gene encoding cytochrome o ubiquinol oxidase subunit I produces the protein MFGKLTWSAIPFDVPIVMGAVGFSLLGALIVLSLITYYGKWGYLWKEWITSVDHKKIGVMYVILALIMLLRGFADAIMMRTQQAVAFGPNHGYLPPEHYQQIFSAHGTIMILFMAMPFIVGLMNIVVPLQIGARDVAFPFMNSVSLWLTVISAGLIMVSLGIGDFSKAGWTGYPPLSGLNFSPDSGVDYWIWAIQLSGLGTLLTGINFTTTILRMRAPGMKLMRMPVFTWAILCTSILIILAFPVLTVTLALLSLDRYAGMHFFTSAMGGNMMLYANLFWVWGHPEVYIIILPAFGVFSEVVATMCGKRLFGYTTMVYATAAITVLSFTVWLHHFFTMGSTASVNAVFGIATMLIAIPTGVKIFNWLFTMYRGRVRFETPMLWTMSFLTTFTIGGMTGVMLAIPGADYVLHNSEFLVAHFHNVLIPGTLFGMFAGYSYWFPKAFGFALNEKWGKRAFWAWTVGFYVAFMPLYVLGFLGMPRRLDHYTNPAWHPWLVIAGIGAVLILFGIIFQAIQLFVSIRERDKTRDLTGDYWQNGRTLEWATASPAPFYNFAHTPVVHDLDAFMAMKEKGTAYERPTEYEDIHMPRNTAAGFIIGVFAFTLGFGFIWYIWWLVIASALGILGTLIARAMNDDVDYYVPAAEVRSIEEARAQQLAEAQRRQSGSSGDDRHSPIILVHQVQS, from the coding sequence ATGTTCGGAAAACTGACCTGGTCGGCCATCCCATTCGATGTGCCGATTGTCATGGGGGCTGTCGGTTTCAGCCTCCTGGGTGCATTGATCGTTCTGAGCTTAATCACCTACTACGGCAAGTGGGGCTACCTGTGGAAGGAGTGGATCACCTCAGTCGATCACAAGAAAATCGGCGTCATGTATGTGATTCTGGCCTTGATCATGCTCCTGCGCGGCTTTGCCGATGCAATCATGATGCGCACCCAGCAGGCAGTGGCCTTTGGCCCCAATCACGGCTATCTGCCGCCAGAACATTACCAGCAGATATTCAGCGCCCACGGCACGATCATGATTCTGTTCATGGCCATGCCGTTCATCGTAGGCCTGATGAACATCGTAGTGCCCCTGCAGATCGGCGCACGCGATGTTGCCTTTCCATTCATGAACTCGGTCAGCCTGTGGCTTACGGTAATCAGCGCCGGGTTGATCATGGTTTCCCTCGGCATCGGTGATTTTTCAAAGGCTGGCTGGACCGGCTACCCGCCGCTCAGTGGCCTCAACTTCAGCCCTGATTCAGGTGTCGATTACTGGATCTGGGCAATTCAGTTGAGCGGTCTGGGCACCCTGCTAACAGGTATCAATTTCACCACCACGATTCTGCGCATGCGTGCGCCCGGCATGAAACTGATGCGCATGCCGGTATTCACCTGGGCAATTTTGTGCACCAGCATTCTGATCATCCTCGCCTTCCCGGTGTTGACCGTAACCCTGGCGCTGCTGTCGCTCGACCGTTACGCCGGCATGCACTTCTTCACCAGCGCCATGGGCGGCAACATGATGCTCTATGCCAATCTGTTCTGGGTTTGGGGTCACCCCGAGGTGTACATCATCATACTTCCCGCCTTCGGCGTGTTCTCCGAAGTCGTCGCAACGATGTGCGGCAAACGCCTGTTCGGCTACACCACAATGGTCTATGCGACCGCCGCGATCACTGTGCTCTCGTTCACTGTGTGGTTACATCACTTCTTCACCATGGGTTCGACCGCGAGTGTGAACGCCGTATTCGGCATCGCGACCATGCTGATCGCTATTCCCACCGGCGTGAAGATATTCAACTGGCTGTTCACCATGTATCGCGGTCGTGTACGTTTCGAGACACCGATGCTGTGGACAATGTCATTCCTGACCACGTTTACCATCGGTGGCATGACCGGCGTCATGCTCGCCATTCCTGGTGCCGACTATGTGCTGCACAACAGCGAATTCCTGGTTGCACATTTTCACAACGTGCTCATCCCCGGAACCCTGTTCGGTATGTTTGCCGGTTACTCCTACTGGTTCCCCAAGGCTTTCGGTTTCGCGCTGAACGAAAAATGGGGCAAGCGCGCATTCTGGGCCTGGACGGTCGGATTCTACGTCGCCTTTATGCCGCTCTACGTACTGGGCTTTCTGGGCATGCCGCGTCGCCTTGATCATTACACCAACCCGGCGTGGCACCCCTGGCTGGTGATCGCCGGAATCGGCGCGGTACTGATCCTGTTCGGCATTATTTTTCAGGCAATCCAACTCTTCGTCAGCATCCGCGAGCGCGACAAGACCCGCGATCTGACCGGAGACTACTGGCAGAACGGTCGCACGTTGGAATGGGCCACAGCCTCACCGGCGCCTTTCTACAACTTCGCCCATACCCCCGTCGTGCATGATTTAGACGCGTTCATGGCGATGAAGGAGAAAGGCACAGCCTATGAGCGTCCGACCGAGTACGAGGACATCCATATGCCCAGGAACACGGCAGCCGGCTTCATCATTGGCGTGTTCGCCTTCACGCTGGGCTTCGGATTCATCTGGTACATCTGGTGGCTTGTCATTGCCAGTGCGCTAGGCATCCTCGGCACGCTCATCGCCCGCGCCATGAACGACGATGTTGACTACTACGTGCCCGCAGCAGAAGTGCGCAGCATCGAGGAAGCGCGTGCGCAACAACTCGCTGAAGCGCAGCGCCGTCAAAGCGGCAGCAGCGGCGACGACCGCCACTCTCCCATCATTCTCGTGCATCAGGTGCAATCATGA
- the cyoC gene encoding cytochrome o ubiquinol oxidase subunit III — MTTDAMTYEDGQTQAQGHGEAVSTTIYGFWLYIMSDCILFGAIFATFGVLSHSYAGGPTGKELFDLPYVFGETMFLLFSSVTYGFAVLALNRKNRPQILGWLFVTFLLGLGFISMEINEFHHLILEGYGPDRSGYLSAFFTLVGTHGTHVTLGLVWMVVMMFQVMRKGLTTPVQSRLVRLSMFWHFLDIVWIAVFTVVYLMGVM, encoded by the coding sequence ATGACGACTGACGCAATGACCTACGAGGACGGCCAGACCCAGGCGCAGGGGCATGGCGAAGCCGTATCAACCACGATTTACGGCTTCTGGCTGTACATCATGAGCGACTGCATCCTGTTCGGTGCAATCTTCGCCACCTTCGGCGTACTGAGCCACAGCTACGCCGGAGGCCCGACGGGCAAGGAACTGTTCGACCTGCCCTACGTGTTCGGCGAAACAATGTTTCTGCTGTTCAGCAGCGTGACCTACGGCTTTGCAGTGCTCGCCTTGAACCGAAAAAACAGACCTCAGATTCTGGGCTGGCTTTTCGTGACCTTTCTGCTAGGGCTCGGCTTTATCAGCATGGAAATCAACGAATTCCATCACCTGATTCTCGAAGGCTATGGCCCCGATCGCAGCGGTTACCTTTCAGCCTTTTTCACCCTGGTCGGTACGCACGGCACACACGTCACGCTTGGCCTGGTCTGGATGGTCGTGATGATGTTTCAGGTTATGCGCAAGGGGCTCACCACACCCGTGCAATCGCGCCTCGTGCGCCTGAGCATGTTCTGGCACTTTCTCGACATCGTCTGGATCGCGGTTTTTACGGTTGTCTACCTAATGGGGGTGATGTGA
- the cyoD gene encoding cytochrome o ubiquinol oxidase subunit IV has translation MSHDETIHIPGISHANFRAYVIGFALSIILTAIPFGLVIYGLDAGMSHVIVLTGIALAATVQVLVHLHYFLHLDRSSEQSWNVQAILFTALIIVIMILGTLWIMFDLQGRMM, from the coding sequence ATGTCACACGATGAAACGATCCATATTCCAGGTATCAGCCACGCCAATTTCCGCGCTTACGTGATCGGCTTCGCACTCTCGATCATACTGACGGCCATCCCATTCGGTTTAGTCATATACGGGCTCGACGCCGGCATGTCCCACGTCATCGTTCTGACAGGGATTGCACTGGCAGCCACTGTGCAGGTACTCGTGCACCTGCACTACTTTCTGCATCTTGATCGATCATCCGAACAAAGCTGGAACGTGCAAGCGATCCTGTTCACCGCCCTGATCATTGTCATCATGATCCTCGGCACATTGTGGATCATGTTCGATTTACAGGGTCGCATGATGTGA
- a CDS encoding TIGR04211 family SH3 domain-containing protein: MWAHYPIAAADSFQVRQASSPGCFTISADIALDMAYTRAFPKERRIGDYGQLRKYPLWHQETREIGGSYETFELVSSTRMSGGFMDSSRLAGMAVLLCGVCLTGAPQAAVAAATDASAPTASAPVTHPTRYVTDQFQITLRSGPGLGHQILSMLSSGDRVTVLQQNAKNGYSEVKTSSGVSGWVLTRFLMDRPAARAQLAQAHQAVAAADAKLKTAQQTLAKTKNELTAKVQADAALRSRFDSLQQEYQTLRKTAKNAVAMADANDKLKVRVTTLERQLTSVSSENATLRNTGLLRWFMAGGGVLLVGLILGLLMPRLTRKRKDNWFN; the protein is encoded by the coding sequence TTGTGGGCTCATTATCCCATTGCCGCAGCCGATTCTTTCCAAGTCCGCCAGGCTTCGTCGCCCGGATGCTTCACAATTAGTGCTGATATCGCGCTGGATATGGCTTACACAAGGGCATTTCCGAAGGAGCGGCGTATCGGCGACTACGGCCAACTGAGGAAATATCCTTTGTGGCACCAAGAGACCCGCGAGATCGGTGGTAGTTATGAAACATTCGAGCTAGTATCGAGCACTCGAATGAGCGGGGGATTTATGGATAGTTCGCGTTTGGCCGGCATGGCTGTATTGCTCTGCGGGGTGTGCCTGACCGGCGCGCCACAGGCGGCGGTTGCGGCCGCAACCGATGCATCTGCGCCGACGGCCAGTGCTCCGGTGACACACCCTACACGTTATGTGACCGACCAATTTCAAATCACGCTGCGCTCCGGCCCTGGGCTGGGACACCAGATTCTAAGCATGCTCAGCAGTGGTGATCGAGTGACGGTTTTGCAACAAAATGCGAAAAACGGTTATAGCGAAGTCAAAACATCCAGTGGGGTCAGTGGATGGGTTCTGACCCGCTTTCTGATGGATCGACCGGCTGCCCGTGCGCAGCTTGCCCAGGCGCATCAAGCTGTTGCGGCAGCGGATGCGAAGCTGAAGACAGCTCAACAAACACTGGCCAAGACCAAAAACGAATTGACAGCAAAGGTACAGGCTGATGCGGCTTTACGCAGCCGCTTTGATAGTCTCCAGCAGGAATATCAGACCTTGCGCAAGACGGCGAAAAATGCTGTCGCTATGGCTGATGCCAACGATAAGCTGAAAGTGCGGGTGACCACTCTGGAGCGGCAGTTAACCAGTGTCAGCAGCGAGAATGCCACACTGCGCAATACTGGGCTGCTGCGCTGGTTCATGGCCGGTGGCGGGGTGTTGTTGGTGGGTTTGATTCTGGGTTTGTTGATGCCGCGGCTGACTCGCAAGCGAAAGGATAACTGGTTCAACTGA
- a CDS encoding tyrosine-type recombinase/integrase gives MATFRKRGTRWRAELFVKGQRRSATFTTKREAQAWAAQTEAKLYTQSTADIPDKSFEELMHRYADEVSVHKRGARRERMMIQVSLRDTEISIIPLRDLRPSDLSAWRERRLEQVCASSGMRERTILSHACSIARREWGWLNTNPMADVRRPASPQARTRRPTEEEIEALLFTMGYAPDRAPETAMARVGAAFLFACETAMRAGEICALQWDGVHERHVHLPLTKNGHPRDVPLSTQARRIIEQLRPVTGEHAHVFDLTSALLDALFRKARDRLAVDGPLKDIRSLHFHDTRREALTRLSKVFSVMELARISGHRDLRILQNVYYAPKVEDLADKLA, from the coding sequence ATGGCAACCTTCCGCAAACGGGGCACCCGCTGGCGAGCCGAATTGTTCGTGAAGGGTCAGCGTCGCTCGGCAACCTTCACCACCAAACGAGAGGCCCAGGCCTGGGCGGCGCAGACCGAAGCGAAGCTTTACACGCAGAGCACGGCGGATATCCCTGACAAATCTTTCGAGGAACTGATGCATCGGTACGCCGATGAGGTCTCGGTTCACAAACGCGGAGCCCGGCGGGAACGCATGATGATCCAGGTCAGTTTGCGTGACACCGAGATTTCCATAATCCCACTTCGGGATTTACGCCCTTCCGACCTGTCCGCCTGGCGGGAACGACGACTTGAACAAGTGTGCGCAAGCAGCGGCATGCGAGAGAGGACCATTCTCTCCCACGCCTGCTCGATTGCCCGGCGGGAATGGGGATGGCTCAACACCAACCCGATGGCCGACGTGCGCCGGCCCGCGTCGCCCCAGGCCCGCACACGGCGCCCGACTGAGGAAGAAATCGAGGCGTTGCTGTTCACGATGGGGTACGCGCCCGACCGGGCTCCGGAGACCGCCATGGCGCGTGTCGGCGCCGCCTTCCTGTTCGCCTGCGAAACCGCGATGCGCGCCGGGGAGATTTGCGCCTTGCAATGGGATGGTGTGCATGAGCGCCACGTGCATTTGCCGCTGACGAAAAACGGTCATCCTCGCGATGTGCCGCTCTCGACGCAAGCCCGGCGCATCATCGAACAACTGCGGCCTGTCACAGGCGAACACGCGCATGTATTCGACCTGACCAGCGCCTTGCTCGATGCCCTGTTCAGAAAGGCCCGGGATCGCCTGGCCGTCGACGGCCCTCTTAAGGACATCCGCAGCTTGCATTTCCACGACACGCGGCGTGAAGCGCTCACCCGGCTTTCGAAGGTCTTCAGCGTCATGGAGCTGGCGCGTATCAGTGGACACCGCGACCTGCGTATCCTGCAGAACGTCTACTACGCGCCCAAGGTAGAGGATCTGGCCGATAAATTGGCATAA
- a CDS encoding DUF6475 domain-containing protein — protein MDIQKDTKPFFAMWVAVHESYGRTLSPMAVKLAFRALSSWPINDIARAVEAHLSDPDAGRFVPKPADIVRHLLDDGTQDLAERAWSRVTRGIAQVGPWQSIRCDDPLILPVIRDMGGWIKLCAMESERDLSFAGKEFMRRYAAYVGRGRAGEPVDKLAGIAERDLIASGYPENVPDPIPLPGQADPPLH, from the coding sequence ATGGACATTCAAAAAGACACCAAACCGTTCTTCGCCATGTGGGTTGCCGTGCATGAAAGCTACGGGCGCACCCTTTCTCCGATGGCCGTGAAACTCGCCTTCAGGGCGCTGTCGTCGTGGCCCATCAATGACATTGCCCGCGCGGTCGAGGCGCATCTGTCCGACCCGGATGCCGGGCGCTTTGTACCGAAACCGGCCGATATTGTCAGGCACCTGTTGGATGATGGCACACAAGACCTGGCCGAACGGGCCTGGTCGCGGGTAACGCGCGGCATTGCTCAGGTCGGCCCCTGGCAATCCATTCGGTGCGATGACCCCTTGATTTTGCCCGTCATACGGGACATGGGAGGCTGGATCAAGCTCTGCGCTATGGAGTCGGAACGTGACTTGAGCTTTGCCGGCAAGGAATTTATGCGTCGCTACGCGGCTTATGTTGGGCGTGGCCGCGCCGGTGAGCCCGTGGATAAACTCGCGGGCATCGCCGAACGCGACCTGATTGCCAGTGGCTATCCTGAAAACGTTCCGGACCCTATCCCGCTACCCGGACAGGCCGATCCGCCGCTTCACTGA
- a CDS encoding type II toxin-antitoxin system RelE/ParE family toxin yields the protein MEFIETPTFTRLILELLTDDEYRELQNLLIEDPERGEIIKGGGGIRKVRYALPGRGKSGGIRVIYYLVAKESQILMLLAYPKSRKDNLTDRETAILRSIVKEL from the coding sequence ATGGAGTTTATAGAAACCCCGACCTTCACCAGATTGATCCTGGAGCTACTCACCGATGACGAGTATCGGGAACTCCAGAATCTGCTGATCGAAGACCCCGAGCGCGGGGAAATCATCAAAGGTGGCGGGGGCATCAGGAAGGTACGCTACGCCCTACCGGGCAGGGGAAAGAGCGGTGGAATCCGGGTGATCTACTACTTGGTGGCAAAGGAAAGCCAGATACTCATGCTTCTGGCCTATCCAAAATCAAGGAAGGACAACCTCACGGACCGGGAAACCGCGATTCTCCGAAGCATAGTCAAGGAGCTGTAA
- the nadS gene encoding NadS family protein: protein MDKSLFTDLLQSLEEAKAIRRGETKPSRRFTVSPPDAKSLRERVGLSQSEFAQMIGVSIDTLQNWEQHRRNPSGPAAALLRLVSANPELALRALNHPR from the coding sequence ATGGACAAGAGCTTGTTTACGGATCTGCTTCAGAGCCTGGAAGAGGCCAAGGCTATTCGCCGTGGAGAGACCAAGCCGTCCCGTCGCTTCACGGTTTCTCCACCAGATGCCAAGTCCCTGCGGGAACGGGTCGGCCTCTCCCAAAGCGAGTTCGCGCAGATGATCGGGGTCAGCATCGATACCTTGCAGAACTGGGAACAGCACCGACGCAACCCCAGCGGACCGGCTGCGGCTTTGCTGCGTCTGGTATCTGCCAATCCAGAACTAGCACTACGCGCCCTCAACCACCCAAGATGA
- a CDS encoding methyltransferase family protein, whose product MIPAANWAGIFIVLTENIIALRFRSFDPDRAHSRAFFDRYIGFGWLLGLGVFFSFFFGILLSKVFQLPGLMPGYAMGIGIFLIVLGYSLRFAAIAALRGGFSVVLRVESGQRVVTSGPYRYVRHPSYTGALLAMQGLGVLSAYPAVLLLLFLTSFTLFWIRIQREESLLVAHLPGYAEYCVQTTYRLIPGLL is encoded by the coding sequence ATGATTCCAGCAGCAAATTGGGCAGGCATATTTATTGTGTTGACCGAGAATATCATCGCTCTCCGCTTTCGCAGCTTTGATCCCGATCGTGCCCACAGCCGAGCGTTTTTTGATCGGTATATCGGCTTCGGCTGGCTGCTTGGTTTGGGTGTCTTTTTCAGTTTCTTCTTTGGTATTTTGCTCAGCAAGGTGTTTCAGTTGCCCGGTCTGATGCCCGGGTACGCTATGGGGATTGGGATCTTCCTCATTGTGCTGGGTTATAGCTTGCGCTTTGCTGCCATCGCTGCTTTGCGTGGCGGTTTTTCCGTGGTGCTGCGGGTAGAAAGTGGACAACGGGTAGTCACGTCTGGACCTTATCGGTATGTTCGTCACCCATCGTACACCGGGGCATTGCTGGCCATGCAGGGTTTGGGAGTGCTCTCCGCTTATCCAGCGGTTCTGCTTCTGCTGTTTCTAACTAGCTTTACCTTGTTTTGGATTCGCATCCAACGAGAGGAGTCCCTCCTTGTCGCCCACCTGCCGGGTTACGCCGAATATTGCGTGCAGACGACCTATCGCCTCATCCCCGGACTTTTGTAG